The Novipirellula caenicola genome window below encodes:
- a CDS encoding ATP-binding protein has product MRNHFDQHAASIFRRTDRMFAVLMGLQWIVAIAVAIWFSPHTWDGDQRSIHPHLIIAIVGGGVLASLPVAMALVFPGRTMTRHVIAISQVLFSSLLIHLSGGRIEMHFHVFGSFAFLASYRDWKVLVAPTLIVAADHMIRGIWWPESFFGIATASHWIWIEHTVWVLFEETVLLITIRQSVREMKSLAVHTVRLEEATQKADEANKAKSEFLASMSHELRTPLNGVIGMTELLAESKLDERQRRFVHTCQSSGKMLLKLISDILDYSKIEAGCMELEQYCFDLRELLDDVVLSMPIRLDDKNIKLTCHLDELLPTRVIGDSHRLRQVLLNLLGNAIKFTDQGEIRLFVHPQRIDDAQVKLLFSVEDTGIGIPADRLGSLFESFSQVDNSISRKYGGTGLGLSISKSIVEKMGGVIGVESQEGVGSRFWFTATFPRCDETSEPNQTTKPFHHAVELEPTDLPTTTPSFASDDPSAARILLADDNHVNQQLAREIVIGCGWQCDVVDNGIDALQALTSQHYDVVLMDCRMPLMDGFSTTKEIRKRIAEGRIHSRPAIVALTANALQGDRQRCLDAGMDDYVHKPFESTQLKNAVGRLLTPPAAPAACS; this is encoded by the coding sequence GTGCGTAATCATTTCGACCAACATGCGGCATCGATCTTTCGCCGAACCGATCGCATGTTCGCGGTGTTGATGGGATTGCAATGGATTGTTGCGATTGCGGTCGCAATTTGGTTCTCGCCTCACACATGGGACGGCGACCAACGCAGCATTCATCCGCATCTGATCATTGCAATCGTCGGTGGCGGCGTGTTAGCGAGTCTGCCGGTCGCAATGGCGTTGGTATTTCCCGGACGAACGATGACACGTCATGTCATTGCGATCAGCCAAGTTCTGTTTTCAAGCTTGCTCATCCATTTGTCCGGCGGTCGGATCGAGATGCATTTTCATGTCTTTGGTTCGTTTGCCTTCCTGGCATCGTACCGCGACTGGAAAGTGCTGGTGGCGCCGACCCTGATCGTCGCTGCCGACCATATGATCCGCGGTATCTGGTGGCCTGAATCGTTTTTTGGCATTGCTACCGCATCCCATTGGATCTGGATCGAGCACACGGTTTGGGTCTTATTCGAAGAGACGGTCTTGCTGATCACGATACGTCAAAGTGTACGTGAAATGAAGTCACTTGCCGTTCACACCGTCCGGCTCGAAGAGGCGACCCAGAAAGCCGACGAAGCCAACAAAGCCAAGAGCGAGTTTCTCGCCAGCATGAGTCACGAATTGCGAACGCCCCTTAATGGGGTCATCGGGATGACGGAGTTGTTGGCGGAATCAAAATTGGATGAACGCCAGCGGCGGTTTGTACACACCTGTCAATCCAGCGGCAAAATGCTACTGAAATTGATCAGCGATATCCTTGACTATTCAAAGATCGAAGCAGGCTGCATGGAACTCGAACAATATTGCTTCGATCTACGTGAACTACTCGACGACGTCGTTCTGAGTATGCCCATTCGTTTGGATGACAAGAACATCAAACTGACCTGTCACCTCGACGAACTTCTGCCGACGCGGGTGATCGGCGACAGCCATCGGCTACGTCAAGTCCTGCTCAATTTGCTTGGCAACGCAATCAAATTTACAGATCAAGGAGAGATACGTTTATTCGTTCATCCGCAGCGAATCGATGACGCCCAAGTGAAGTTGCTGTTTTCCGTCGAGGACACGGGGATCGGCATTCCGGCGGATCGTTTGGGCAGTCTGTTTGAATCGTTTTCGCAAGTCGATAACTCAATCAGTCGCAAGTACGGAGGGACTGGACTTGGCTTGTCGATCAGCAAATCGATCGTCGAAAAGATGGGCGGGGTGATCGGAGTCGAAAGCCAGGAGGGAGTCGGATCGCGATTTTGGTTTACAGCGACGTTTCCACGGTGCGACGAGACGAGCGAACCGAATCAGACGACCAAACCGTTTCACCATGCTGTGGAACTCGAACCGACCGATTTGCCAACCACCACCCCATCGTTCGCTAGCGACGACCCCTCGGCGGCGCGAATCCTGTTAGCTGACGACAACCACGTCAACCAACAATTGGCACGCGAAATCGTGATCGGATGTGGGTGGCAATGCGACGTGGTGGATAACGGAATTGATGCACTCCAGGCCCTCACCTCGCAACACTACGACGTCGTGCTGATGGATTGTCGGATGCCATTGATGGACGGTTTTTCGACAACGAAAGAAATTCGCAAGCGGATTGCCGAAGGACGAATCCATTCGCGCCCCGCCATCGTCGCCTTGACCGCGAACGCACTGCAGGGGGATCGCCAACGGTGTTTGGACGCCGGGATGGACGACTATGTCCACAAGCCGTTCGAGTCGACGCAGCTCAAAAATGCGGTTGGCCGCTTGTTGACACCTCCCGCTGCCCCCGCCGCGTGCAGTTAA
- a CDS encoding PAS domain-containing hybrid sensor histidine kinase/response regulator, with translation MHEKQVAGDGQSVAPEEPPPPSPDVPVDDRFLLQALMDHIPDSIYFKDAKGRFIRINQAKADRSGLATTDDAVGKSDFDFFDHDHARKALADEMEIMRTRDPLIESEEHLIWSSGLERWVSTTKLPLQRQDGEVVGTFGISRDITKLKQTERALGAAKEAAETANRAKSEFVANMSHEIRTPMNGVIGMAELLLDTDLNSVQREYAQAVLESGEALLGLLNDVLDFSKIEAGKIELDPTPFEIRDSIGTMMKSLAARAHHKGLELAYHFDSDIPEIVVGDAGRLRQVLINLVGNAIKFTERGEVVVDVKAERVEVHATKGPIISLRFAVSDTGIGVPQDKLDTIFTEFEQADKSTTRKYGGTGLGLAIASRFVELMGGRLTVQSQLGRGTTFSFSIDLPVGKRATANKSDLNPDSIRGLRVLVVDDNATNRRILHETLQNWGLHPTTVANVQDALHQVKSQSEKGTPFNFVISDVNMPEADGFDFVESLRRDRELADTNVMLLTSAIRSGDAIRCDELNVATHLMKPVKQSELLRAILHVVRRESRESKTHELAAHAVDSATGDGLRVLLAEDSLVNQRVAMGVMQKWGHTVTIAKNGVEAVQMSGSQDFDLILMDVEMPEMDGLDATRAIRKREQNQSQHIPIIAMTAHAMMGDEQRCRDAGMDAYVAKPIRQELLLQAISSLVANSVR, from the coding sequence ATGCACGAAAAACAAGTTGCGGGTGATGGTCAATCAGTGGCTCCGGAAGAACCGCCGCCGCCATCGCCTGACGTGCCTGTCGACGATCGATTCTTGCTGCAGGCGTTGATGGACCACATCCCTGACAGCATCTATTTCAAAGATGCCAAGGGCAGGTTCATCCGCATCAATCAAGCCAAGGCCGATCGCTCGGGACTTGCCACCACCGACGACGCGGTTGGCAAAAGCGACTTTGACTTCTTTGATCATGATCACGCCCGAAAAGCGTTGGCCGATGAAATGGAAATCATGCGGACTCGTGACCCGCTCATTGAATCCGAGGAGCATTTGATTTGGTCCAGCGGACTTGAACGCTGGGTTTCCACCACCAAACTGCCTCTGCAACGACAAGATGGCGAAGTGGTGGGAACGTTTGGAATTTCGCGTGACATCACGAAGCTAAAGCAAACCGAACGGGCATTGGGCGCGGCAAAGGAGGCAGCGGAAACCGCCAACCGAGCCAAGAGCGAATTCGTTGCAAACATGAGCCACGAGATTCGCACTCCGATGAACGGCGTCATTGGGATGGCGGAACTATTGCTCGATACCGATCTAAATTCGGTACAGCGTGAATACGCACAAGCGGTGCTGGAATCAGGCGAAGCGTTGCTAGGACTGCTGAACGACGTGCTGGACTTCTCTAAGATCGAAGCGGGCAAGATCGAGTTGGATCCCACTCCGTTTGAGATCCGTGACAGCATCGGCACGATGATGAAGTCGCTCGCCGCTCGAGCGCATCACAAGGGACTCGAACTCGCCTATCATTTCGATTCGGATATTCCCGAGATCGTCGTCGGTGACGCAGGGCGATTGAGACAAGTTCTGATCAACCTAGTTGGGAACGCAATCAAATTCACCGAGCGTGGCGAAGTAGTGGTCGATGTCAAAGCCGAGCGAGTCGAGGTTCACGCAACAAAGGGTCCGATCATCTCACTAAGATTTGCTGTTTCTGATACTGGGATTGGAGTGCCCCAGGACAAACTCGACACGATCTTTACCGAGTTTGAACAGGCCGACAAATCGACCACACGCAAGTATGGTGGTACCGGATTGGGATTGGCCATCGCATCACGCTTTGTCGAACTGATGGGAGGACGTTTGACGGTGCAGAGCCAACTTGGTCGTGGAACAACGTTTAGCTTCAGTATCGATCTTCCCGTGGGTAAACGGGCAACCGCCAACAAGTCCGATTTGAATCCAGACTCCATTCGCGGGCTTCGCGTATTGGTGGTCGACGACAATGCAACCAATCGTCGTATCCTGCATGAGACGCTGCAAAATTGGGGGCTTCACCCCACCACGGTTGCAAATGTCCAAGACGCGCTGCACCAAGTCAAAAGTCAAAGCGAAAAGGGAACCCCGTTCAACTTTGTCATCTCGGACGTCAACATGCCCGAAGCGGATGGGTTTGATTTTGTCGAATCGTTGCGGCGGGACCGCGAGCTTGCCGACACCAACGTGATGCTGTTGACGTCGGCAATTCGGTCCGGCGACGCGATCCGGTGCGATGAGCTAAACGTAGCCACGCATTTGATGAAACCGGTCAAGCAATCGGAACTGCTGCGTGCGATTTTGCATGTGGTCCGGCGAGAATCCCGCGAATCAAAAACCCATGAACTGGCCGCCCACGCTGTGGACTCGGCAACGGGGGACGGTTTGCGTGTGCTGCTCGCCGAAGACAGCCTGGTGAACCAAAGGGTCGCCATGGGGGTGATGCAAAAGTGGGGGCACACCGTCACGATCGCTAAGAATGGGGTCGAGGCGGTGCAGATGAGTGGATCGCAGGATTTTGATTTAATCTTGATGGACGTCGAGATGCCTGAAATGGACGGCCTCGATGCCACGAGAGCAATCCGCAAACGTGAGCAAAACCAATCTCAGCACATCCCTATCATCGCCATGACGGCGCATGCAATGATGGGCGACGAGCAGCGTTGCCGCGATGCCGGGATGGACGCCTACGTCGCCAAACCGATTCGCCAGGAATTACTACTGCAAGCGATATCGTCGTTGGTTGCCAATAGCGTTCGCTGA
- a CDS encoding sodium:solute symporter yields MSFLSLPLASLQNVSEPLSSGVHVHLSTIDILVAVGYLIGIVAIGLFAAWLHKKKQGAASEYFLAGKSLGWASIGLSLFATNISTLHLVSLAQNGFDTGLLNGNFEWMAGFTLVLLGLFFAPFYIRSGIATLPDFLERRYNRICRDCLAFVSILTAIVIHIAFALLTGGIILEELLEIPMMYSIIVLCVLTGIYTIVGGLLAVVVTECIQTIVLLGGAVLITALALWQLGGTVDAPGGWDGWQNLLSILDREDQGQRLSMLRPHGDADNMPWYAIMLGYPVLGIWYWCADQTIVQRVLGAKNEQHARQGPIFAGVLKILPVFLFVLPGLLAWALFTDGRLDLSLITVDGVVQSKGIYASMITELLPLGLRGVLVAALMAALMSTVSGALNSISTLFSYDIVKRFKPAVDDKSLVRVGRISAGIALMIAVALVPALNMFESIFNGMASIISHIAPPITSVLVLGVFWRGASSRAAAITLIGGSVLGIAVFATNTLMPEGTLNQLPGGFMMMAFYLFAVCVVAQALLSRLLPDVAAETGDLRGSELAWDPPWAALKIPGDSRLGDPRLLSTLLMLVMAVLYWIFR; encoded by the coding sequence ATGTCTTTTCTTTCCTTGCCGTTGGCAAGTCTGCAAAATGTTTCCGAGCCCTTATCGAGTGGTGTTCACGTTCATCTCAGCACAATCGATATCCTGGTCGCCGTTGGTTATTTGATCGGGATCGTGGCCATCGGATTGTTCGCCGCTTGGCTGCACAAGAAAAAGCAGGGTGCTGCCAGTGAATATTTTTTGGCGGGCAAAAGCCTTGGCTGGGCCAGCATTGGACTGTCGCTGTTTGCAACCAATATTTCCACGTTGCATTTGGTCAGTCTGGCACAGAACGGTTTTGACACCGGATTGTTGAACGGGAATTTTGAGTGGATGGCAGGCTTTACGCTGGTGCTACTCGGTCTGTTTTTCGCACCGTTTTATATCCGCTCGGGGATCGCAACGCTGCCCGATTTTCTTGAGCGTCGTTACAATCGCATCTGCCGTGACTGTTTAGCGTTCGTCTCGATCTTGACGGCGATTGTGATTCACATCGCGTTTGCTTTATTGACCGGAGGCATCATTTTAGAAGAGCTGCTTGAGATTCCGATGATGTACAGCATCATCGTGCTCTGCGTGCTGACGGGAATCTATACGATCGTGGGCGGCTTGTTGGCGGTGGTCGTGACCGAGTGCATTCAAACGATCGTGCTGCTAGGCGGTGCGGTCCTGATCACCGCGTTAGCACTTTGGCAGCTCGGTGGCACGGTGGACGCTCCGGGCGGATGGGATGGTTGGCAAAATTTGCTGTCGATCCTCGACCGCGAAGATCAAGGGCAGCGGCTGTCGATGTTGCGGCCGCATGGTGATGCAGACAATATGCCATGGTATGCGATCATGCTTGGATATCCCGTGCTGGGAATCTGGTATTGGTGTGCCGATCAAACGATTGTGCAGCGAGTACTCGGTGCCAAGAACGAACAGCACGCTCGTCAGGGGCCCATTTTCGCCGGCGTGCTGAAGATCCTGCCAGTATTCTTGTTTGTGCTTCCCGGTCTGCTGGCATGGGCGCTATTTACGGATGGGCGATTGGATTTATCGCTAATCACCGTCGACGGCGTAGTGCAGTCCAAGGGGATTTACGCCAGCATGATTACCGAATTGTTGCCGCTCGGGCTGCGGGGCGTGTTGGTGGCGGCGTTGATGGCGGCATTGATGAGCACGGTGTCCGGCGCACTCAACTCCATCTCGACGCTATTTAGCTATGACATCGTCAAACGGTTCAAACCGGCGGTGGACGACAAGTCGCTTGTCCGAGTGGGGCGAATTTCGGCTGGGATCGCGTTGATGATCGCCGTTGCGTTGGTGCCCGCGCTGAACATGTTCGAGAGCATTTTTAATGGGATGGCGAGCATTATTTCGCACATCGCTCCGCCGATCACCAGCGTGCTGGTGTTAGGCGTCTTTTGGCGCGGAGCAAGCTCGCGTGCGGCAGCCATCACGCTGATCGGTGGTTCAGTGCTGGGGATCGCCGTGTTCGCAACCAACACGCTGATGCCGGAGGGGACGCTGAATCAATTGCCCGGAGGCTTCATGATGATGGCGTTCTATTTATTCGCGGTATGCGTCGTGGCCCAAGCACTCCTGAGCCGATTGCTGCCGGACGTCGCCGCAGAGACCGGTGATTTGCGTGGATCGGAATTGGCATGGGATCCGCCTTGGGCCGCGCTGAAGATACCCGGCGATAGCCGGTTGGGCGATCCACGACTGTTGTCGACGCTGCTGATGTTGGTGATGGCTGTCCTCTACTGGATCTTTCGATAG
- a CDS encoding acyltransferase — protein sequence MEATHQHRSERVWRRGKHVPELDGLRGLAILVVTLYRFGKGFPEETVIGKWIGFVLSHGDRGVDLFFVLSGFLITGILIDGKDRPHYFRNFIARRSLRIFPLYFCTLAAIVIGASLFPELAEMFALPLSNQFYLWTYLVNVKMSFENEWCFGYLDHFWSLAVEEHFYLVWPFILFHLRSTLTLRVAIGLAILSAVSRVGYVLATQHGVAADVLTIFRVDSLLIGAAVAVIARRPKGLEPLKKWLPIAFLVCVFIVAMGLVLNKGLFTLTHTLWPVIWAYILVWLMTAYRSAGLARFFNLSGLRSLGKYSYAMYVFQNPLIALVSAVLTASTFTAVTGDAVTSHLGYIGVMFTLTYLAAVASWYLLERHFLKLKRYFPSG from the coding sequence ATGGAAGCAACCCACCAGCATCGATCCGAGCGGGTTTGGCGACGCGGTAAACATGTGCCGGAGCTTGATGGGCTGCGTGGGCTGGCCATTTTGGTCGTGACGCTGTACCGATTCGGCAAAGGGTTTCCTGAAGAGACCGTCATCGGTAAGTGGATTGGATTTGTCTTGAGTCACGGCGACCGCGGGGTTGATCTTTTTTTTGTGCTATCGGGTTTTCTGATCACCGGCATCCTGATCGATGGCAAAGACCGTCCGCACTATTTTCGTAACTTCATCGCCCGCCGCAGCCTGCGGATTTTTCCGCTCTATTTTTGCACGCTCGCGGCGATCGTGATCGGGGCAAGTTTATTTCCTGAGTTGGCGGAAATGTTCGCTCTGCCGCTGAGCAATCAGTTCTATCTGTGGACCTATCTGGTCAATGTCAAGATGAGTTTTGAAAACGAATGGTGTTTTGGCTACCTCGACCATTTCTGGTCGTTGGCAGTGGAAGAGCATTTCTATCTTGTTTGGCCGTTCATCCTTTTTCACCTGCGATCCACCCTGACGCTTCGCGTGGCAATCGGCTTGGCAATCCTCAGCGCGGTCTCGCGAGTCGGTTACGTGCTGGCCACGCAACATGGTGTTGCCGCTGATGTGTTGACGATCTTTCGCGTCGACTCGCTGCTGATCGGCGCTGCGGTCGCCGTGATCGCACGCAGACCGAAGGGCCTGGAACCGCTCAAGAAATGGCTGCCGATTGCTTTTCTGGTTTGCGTTTTCATCGTTGCGATGGGGTTGGTTCTAAATAAGGGGCTATTCACGCTGACGCATACGTTGTGGCCGGTGATTTGGGCCTACATTTTGGTTTGGTTGATGACGGCGTACCGCAGCGCAGGCTTGGCACGCTTTTTCAATTTATCAGGACTGCGTTCGCTTGGAAAATACAGCTATGCGATGTATGTTTTTCAAAATCCGTTGATCGCACTGGTGTCCGCGGTGCTTACTGCGTCCACCTTCACCGCGGTCACCGGTGATGCCGTGACAAGTCACCTCGGATACATTGGTGTGATGTTCACACTGACCTACCTCGCCGCCGTGGCCAGTTGGTATTTGTTAGAGCGCCACTTCTTGAAGTTGAAACGGTACTTTCCAAGTGGTTGA
- a CDS encoding SWIM zinc finger family protein, with the protein MSAAAITQVYRYSFASEYDAPRRHLCLAAQPEPQSSPLYFQGRLQAPRLTCDLLRGLMRVVQSRFFAPPAMLAKTIALSDPVVTCSDEMLRFEGFSACCGAYARVDLTSETLDGQWLTRGTTNVDFNAPMLSALAMVQSTDEVQLAVGADEVRLTSGDTQIVERKVELPIRWLKGLMEVQVCQSRMEEVISVSALEGRRFLRGLPRMHTHRRPTWIVPARNGLRVTQVENRDAVRVGGLQRLRVLEPLVTHAGRLQIYHDPVTSAAAFVLDFPGCRFHLVLSPEIWRGFSGEGQVLSSTALSSDERDKELAHVRAALHWDTVLDPTVIAARAATTAKRVTELLGVLSTQGVVGFDLSNQAYFHRLLPFDLESLRSSSAKMQPRLAAATKLINEGKVRVGKQCLSKYEIMVASSDVVHRVRIDEQSAKCSCPWYAKHQNDRGPCKHILAAQIFLGIQ; encoded by the coding sequence GTGTCGGCTGCCGCGATCACCCAAGTCTATCGATACTCGTTCGCATCTGAGTATGATGCTCCGCGGCGGCATTTGTGTTTGGCCGCACAACCGGAACCGCAATCAAGCCCGCTTTATTTTCAGGGGCGACTGCAGGCCCCTCGCTTGACGTGTGATCTCCTTCGAGGCTTGATGCGGGTCGTGCAATCTCGTTTTTTTGCTCCTCCGGCGATGTTGGCCAAAACAATCGCTCTGTCGGATCCGGTGGTCACTTGCAGCGACGAAATGCTTCGTTTCGAAGGTTTCTCGGCGTGTTGTGGCGCGTATGCCCGTGTTGATCTGACGAGCGAGACATTGGACGGACAATGGCTAACCCGAGGAACGACGAATGTCGACTTTAACGCTCCGATGTTATCGGCACTGGCAATGGTGCAGTCGACGGATGAAGTGCAGTTAGCGGTGGGCGCCGACGAAGTCCGTTTGACGAGCGGAGACACGCAAATTGTTGAGAGAAAAGTCGAGCTGCCAATACGATGGCTGAAAGGTTTGATGGAAGTTCAAGTCTGCCAGTCGCGGATGGAAGAGGTGATCAGTGTGTCGGCGCTTGAAGGGCGTCGGTTTTTGCGTGGTTTGCCTCGCATGCACACGCATCGCCGCCCCACTTGGATCGTTCCTGCTAGGAACGGATTGCGGGTCACTCAGGTCGAAAATCGTGATGCCGTTCGTGTGGGTGGACTCCAGCGTCTGCGAGTCTTGGAGCCGCTCGTAACCCACGCGGGTCGCTTGCAGATCTATCATGATCCGGTCACCTCCGCTGCTGCTTTTGTTCTTGATTTCCCAGGTTGCCGGTTTCACTTGGTGCTCAGCCCCGAGATTTGGCGTGGATTCTCTGGTGAAGGCCAAGTGCTATCGTCGACTGCGTTGTCGTCGGATGAACGCGACAAAGAGCTTGCTCATGTCCGCGCGGCACTGCACTGGGATACCGTGCTGGATCCCACTGTTATCGCTGCTCGGGCAGCCACCACCGCCAAACGCGTCACGGAATTGTTGGGCGTGCTGAGCACTCAAGGTGTCGTTGGGTTCGACCTTAGTAACCAAGCTTATTTCCATCGTTTGTTGCCATTTGACTTGGAATCACTGCGGTCCAGCTCGGCGAAAATGCAGCCTCGGCTAGCTGCCGCGACCAAACTGATCAACGAAGGCAAAGTGCGTGTCGGAAAACAGTGTCTCAGCAAATACGAGATCATGGTTGCTAGCAGCGATGTGGTGCATCGAGTTCGAATCGACGAACAATCCGCCAAATGCAGCTGTCCATGGTACGCCAAACACCAAAACGATCGTGGACCGTGTAAACACATCTTGGCTGCGCAGATTTTTCTAGGAATCCAATGA